One Fusarium poae strain DAOMC 252244 chromosome 4, whole genome shotgun sequence DNA window includes the following coding sequences:
- a CDS encoding hypothetical protein (TransMembrane:1 (o6-28i)): MAPTSTNGGVITSIVITSIILLFVYMYYLGRITVAHQEAAIGQQRRRRRRRQQQRTNQAQFYDVALIQLPVAPHYPSENIVYTYSPFIYHPNGQINNLQSQATRILTPEQPIPAVTPLHVAAYAGYPMAHIQGQHDNFPANQRPVSILTSTPSENITGHQADWWGRLRRVIGLPLGRASTIATESIPTTPVIPPHGQNCSQGEPRLGRLGSECTRLSQSTHFEPEYTLNAGNSNASPQPRDNARREATTIQSPPSAVATVHSDDFDVV, encoded by the exons ATGGCCCCTACTTCGACAAAC GGGGGTGTAATCACAAGTATTGTCATTACGTCGATAATTCTCTTGTTCGTTTACATGTATTATCTCGGGCGCATCACTGTTGCTCATCAGGAAGCTGCGATCGGACAGCAACGACGACGCCGACGTCGACGCCAGCAGCAAAGAACAAACCAGGCACAGTTTTACGATGTCGCTCTCATCCAACTTCCGGTGGCCCCCCATTACCCAAGCGAGAACATCGTTTATACTTACTCTCCATTCATATACCACCCCAATGGCCAAATCAACAACTTGCAGAGTCAGGCCACCCGAATCCTAACTCCCGAACAGCCCATTCCAGCTGTCACACCTCTCCATGTCGCTGCTTATGCTGGTTATCCCATGGCCCATATTCAGGGTCAACACGACAACTTCCCGGCGAACCAACGACCGGTTTCTATCTTGACATCAACTCCCTCAGAGAACATTACAGGGCATCAAGCAGACTGGTGGGGACGCTTGCGTCGAGTTATCGGGCTGCCTTTAGGCAGAGCCTCGACCATTGCTACTGAGTCCATCCCTACTACTCCCGTAATTCCACCACATGGGCAAAACTGTTCCCAAGGAGAACCAAGACTCGGTCGACTGGGGTCTGAATGCACCAGACTAAGCCAGTCAACGCATTTCGAGCCCGAGTACACTCTCAACGCTGGCAACTCAAATGCAAGTCCTCAACCTCGAGACAACGCGAGACGTGAGGCTACAACAATCCAGTCACCTCCTTCCGCCGTTGCTACCGTTCATagtgatgactttgatgtcgTCTGA
- a CDS encoding hypothetical protein (BUSCO:4397at5125): protein MNEKWKRMTLPTLKTTPPVPIPNDGSKGFDNGDGKKPRVFSKALRSLSNSSMESMSQSPSRSSSSMRRLQKTHSGSGSMIDRIHRRVSIASPMSASAPEFAAIASEVPYSSMELIQSGPLKTDVTLLKARAEYLVLTDTCLIKFGGVDGAKATFPQIRTGDGTLKPSSSHSTSKSSSDIRMEIPLRSIVGVFNEEGSSPRFGIEIWWFSQWPKLAYSKAHLFFMLPEDRDDWLANIQKTCRISHRRSPSPSLIPSNLRTRINHIVETTEPDSNANVSKILTFPVVKRTVGALQKANSSDDSQHFSDGSSFYIVIGSAMLYFIEVLKADYTTTPGDLRVKVQSYGTVSLIRFRASVASHEQRFVMSFRLPLGRENRLELASVHYRHVIEAMTKVDRELKPMWPQHLQKAIFDIKGLPPPLQLTSGNDLGGLERSLHAYCAAFKVQVPSWTIEWNTPSQPAFRLLPPTNQPYSTLQLLAMFRALRYNSYFKELSFRNIDLSGLAGKKDYSHFGDTIAYTSLNGVKISEEHYDILMQSSVLSQEIHALAFSSESIRSMDLRNILGPRSIIGRSKDPEGARRVSSEVLRPILLLLKRQACLCHSITMSGNLIAPSDIEELANLLILDEVYMKKIDVSNCGLGDEGLTTLWAGIPGQGASLQHIDTSENQGTVKFEIIRDSLSQLQAIRKLNIAGNTRIPYDVPLFEDYVLNAWSLEELDLSGIALNAPTVDILTAYLASQASGRLRVLRLSKCGLTGAQIAQMFYAMGQGRQITFYINGNRLDEGIDDLCAVISECFGPWGLFVQMVEFALEDNYIKLLEALTVNNTIECLSLAGTATPDSASETACRAISNLFSQNHTIRFLDLSGFDAKLDEGRLGRGFSRSLGGLRSNTRLEHLRVRSQMLNVNIGDLAEAISANKTLHSLDCEGNDFNLSNFRHLVRHLSDNTTIRYFSAFSDRDLAQTIQKSVDSAVATATTSVRRQSMMSKLRHEKIPQNVNDPLAQQLREGWEDAVHTQQEVLERNRLLFEEGEDGRLDSGQDGHLLCEGEEDFSKAFGGLALLAFESKRALNRRTSNPYLSNKRASMISLGPARLVSAEPGPRVARSWSRSHSIVSSEGGISAAESPSTSSAVPTPPEPDSPVDKEYLVGNQQNGHDDGLDCEYSFADPHDTDFGLELRAHRRFWSDEAGCIEEEDHGVQFDERHT from the exons ATGAATGAAAaatggaagaggatgactcTTCCAACCCTCAAGACAACACCACCGGTACCAATTCCCAATGATGGCAGTAAAGGATTCGACAATGGTGATGGAAAGAAACCCCGCGTCTTCTCCAAGGCGCTTCGTTCGCTCAGTAATTCCTCAATGGAGTCCATGTCACAGAGCCCATCCCGAAGCTCGTCCTCTATGCGACGCCTACAAAAGACCCATTCCGGCTCGGGTTCAATGATCGACAGAATACATCGTCGAGTATCAATAGCCTCACCAATGAGCGCATCTGCTCCCGAATTTGCTGCGATTGCCTCTGAAGTGCCTTATTCTTCAATGGAACTTATTCAATCCGGGCCACTCAAGACTGATGTTACACTCCTAAAAGCCCGTGCCGAGTATCTGGTTTTGACTGATACCTGCTTGATCAAATTTGGGGGTGTAGATGGCGCGAAAGCTACGTTTCCGCAGATCAGGACAGGCGATGGAACGTTGAAACCAAGCAGTTCGCACAGTACAAGCAAATCATCCTCTGACATACGCATGGAGATCCCTCTGCGTTCCATTGTTGGGGTTTTTAACGAAGAAGGCTCGAGCCCACGGTTTGGCATCGAAATCTGGTGGTTTTCGCAGTGGCCTAAACTGGCATACTCAAAGGCACATTTGTTCTTCATGTTGCCCGAGGATCGCGATGACTGGCTAGCCAACATTCAAAAGACCTGCAGAATCAGCCACAGACGATCTCCCTCTCCATCCTTAATACCCAGCAACTTAAGAACGAGAATCAACCACATTGTGGAGACCACAGAACCTGATTCAAATGCAAATGTCTCGAAAATTTTGACATTTCCCGTGGTCAAGCGTACCGTTGGTGCACTCCAAAAGGCCAATTCAAGTGACGATTCTCAGCACTTCTCAGATGGGTCCTCGTTCTACATTGTTATCGGGTCAGCTATGTTGTACTTCATCGAGGTCTTAAAGGCAGATTATACAACTACCCCTGGTGATTTACGTGTCAAGGTTCAGTCCTATGGAACAGTTTCACTGATACGATTCCGAGCCTCCGTTGCGTCGCATGAGCAACGGTTTGTCATGAGCTTTCG ATTACCCCTTGGTCGCGAAAACCGACTCGAGCTTGCAAGTGTCCATTACCGACATGTCATCGAGGCCATGACCAAAGTAGACCGAGAGCTGAAGCCCATGTGGCCCCAGCATTTACAAAAAGCCATTTTTGATATTAAGGGTCTTCCTCCGCCACTGCAATTGACCTCTGGAAACGATTTGGGAGGTCTCGAACGAAGCTTGCACGCCTACTGCGCCGCTTTCAAGGTCCAGGTTCCAAGCTGGACTATTGAATGGAACACACCCTCCCAACCAGCCTTCCGCCTGTTGCCtcccaccaaccaaccataTTCTACTCTGCAATTGCTTGCAATGTTTCGTGCCCTACGTTATAACAGCTACTTCAAAGAACTGTCTTTCCGCAACATCGATTTGTCTGGTCTTGCTGGGAAGAAGGATTACTCACACTTTGGAGATACCATTGCTTACACATCACTGAACGGAGTTAAAATCTCCGAAGAGCACTATGATATTCTCATGCAGTCTTCTGTCCTTAGTCAAGAGATTCACGCCCTGGCGTTTTCCTCTGAATCAATACGAAGTATGGATTTGAGGAACATACTAGGCCCGCGAAGCATCATTGGTCGTTCCAAAGATCCTGAGGGCGCCCGCAGAGTCAGTTCGGAGGTCTTGCGACCCATCCTACTCTTACTGAAGCGCCAGGCTTGTCTTTGCCATAGCATCACCATGTCTGGCAACCTCATTGCGCCCAGTGACATTGAGGAACTGGCCAATCTCCTCATTCTTGACGAGGTCTACATGAAAAAGATTGACGTTTCCAATTGCGGTTTGGGTGATGAAGGTCTCACTACTCTCTGGGCAGGCATCCCAGGTCAGGGGGCTAGCCTACAGCACATTGACACCTCGGAGAATCAGGGCACGGTCAAATTCGAGATTATTCGCGACTCACTCAGTCAACTTCAAGCTATAAGAAAGCTGAACATAGCTGGCAACACGAGGATCCCATACGATGTCCCGTTATTCGAGGACTACGTGCTAAACGCTTGGTCTCTCGAGGAGCTTGACTTGTCCGGAATTGCT CTTAACGCCCCCACCGTTGATATCTTGACCGCGTACCTGGCATCGCAAGCTTCGGGACGCCTTCGTGTTCTTCGTTTGAGCAAATGCGGTCTAACAGGTGCTCAAATCGCCCAGATGTTCTATGCAATGGGCCAGGGTAGACAGATCACATTTTACATCAACGGCAATCGCTTAGACGAGGGTATCGATGATTTGTGTGCTGTTATTAGCGAATGCTTTGGGCCCTGGGGCCTTTTCGTGCAGATGGTCGAGTTTGCTTTGGAGGATAATTACATCAAACTTCTGGAGGCGCTGACAGTCAACAACACGATCGAGTGCCTCAGCCTTGCTGGTACCGCTACTCCTGACTCGGCCAGTGAGACGGCCTGCAGAGCAATCTCAAATTTGTTCTCGCAAAATCACACAATCAGGTTTCTGGACCTTTCTGGGTTTGATGCTAAATTAGATGAGGGTCGTCTTGGTCGGGGCTTCTCGAGATCTCTCGGTGGCCTTCGTTCGAATACTAGGCTGGAACATCTTCGCGTACGAAGTCAGATGCTGAATGTCAACATCGGAGACCTGGCGGAAGCCATCTCTGCTAACAAGACACTCCACAGCTTGGACTGTGAGGGCAACGATTTCAACCTCTCTAATTTTAGACATCTTGTACGACATTTAAGCGACAATACGACGATCCGTTATTTTTCAGCGTTTTCAGATCGCGATCTTGCACAAACAATCCAAAAGTCTGTGGATAGTGCCGTCGCCACTGCAACGACGTCAGTACGTAGACAATCCATGATGTCCAAGCTGCGACACGAAAAGATCCCACAGAACGTCAATGATCCTTTGGCACAACAATTGCGAGAAGGGTGGGAAGACGCAGTTCACACACAGCAAGAGGTTTTAGAGAGGAACCGACTGCTCTTCGAGGAAGGTGAAGATGGCCGTTTGGACTCAGGTCAGGACGGACACCTACTTTGCGAGGGTGAGGAGGATTTCTCCAAAGCATTCGGTGGGCTGGCACTGCTAGCTTTCGAATCCAAGAGGGCACTGAATCGTCGCACTTCCAACCCGTATTTGAGCAACAAGAGGGCCAGCATGATCTCATTGGGTCCAGCTCGTCTGGTCAGCGCGGAGCCAGGTCCCAGAGTCGCGAGATCTTGGTCAAGGTCACACTCGATTGTCTCGAGTGAAGGGGGCATCAGTGCAGCAGAGAGCCCAAGTACAAGTTCAGCGGTTCCTACCCCTCCCGAGCCAGACAGTCCAGTCGACAAAGAGTACTTGGTAGGGAACCAGCAAAACGGGCATGATGATGGCCTCGATTGCGAGTACAGCTTTGCGGACCCTCACGATACTGATTTCGGATTGGAATTAAGAGCCCATCGACGATTCTGGAGCGATGAGGCTGGTTGtattgaggaagaggacCATGGAGTGCAGTTTGACGAGCGGCACACGTGA
- the CBR1 gene encoding NADH-cytochrome b5 reductase (TransMembrane:2 (o15-33i40-58o)~BUSCO:35029at5125): protein MSSPADNDSLLAKHYIDYVYAPGLLLIVGTLIVKKEWTPYAALIAIAFGIYNFMAFQVKKTLKPDVFQDFELEEKTIVSHNVAIYRFKLPSPKHILGLPIGQHISIGAPCPQPDGSVKEIVRSYTPISGDHQPGHVDLLIKSYPQGNISKHMASLVVGQTIKVRGPKGAFVYTPNMVRHFGMIAGGTGITPMLQVIRAIVRGRAAGDKTEVDLIFANVSPQDILLKEDLDALAAQDAGIRVHYVLDKPPEGWTGGVGYVTADMIDKYLPKPADDVKILLCGPPPMISGLKKATESLGFKKARPVSKLVDQVFAF, encoded by the exons ATGTCCTCTCCTGCCGACAACGACTCGCTTCTCGCGAAGCACTACATCGACTATGTCTACGCGCCTGGTCTGCTCCTGATTGTTGGCACTTTGATTGTCAAGAAGGAATGGACCCCTTACGCTGCCCTCATCGCTATCGCGTTCGGCATCTACAACTTCATGGCCTTCC AGGTCAAGAAGACTCTTAAGCCTGATGTTTTCCAGGACTTCGAGCTCGAAGAGAAGACCATTGTGTCGCACAACGTCGCCAT TTACCGCTTCAAGCTTCCCAGCCCCAAGCATATTCTCGGTCTTCCTATCGGTCAGCACATCTCTATTGGTGCTCCTTGCCCCCAGCCCGATGGCTCTGTCAAGGAGATTGTTCGCTCGTACACCCCCATCTCTGGTGACCACCAGCCCGGCCACGTCGACCTCCTGATCAAGTCTTACCCTCAGGGCAACATCTCCAAGCACATGGCTTCTCTCGTCGTTGGCCAGACCATCAAGGTCCGTGGCCCCAAGGGCGCCTTCGTTTACACCCCCAACATGGTCCGACACTTTGGTATGATTGCTGGCGGTACTGGAATCACTCCCATGCTTCAGGTCATCCGTGCTATCGTTCGCGGCCGAGCCGCTGGTGACAAGACCGAGGTCGACCTGATCTTCGCCAACGTTAGCCCCCAGGACATTCTTCTCAAGGAGGATCTCGACGCTCTCGCTGCCCAGGATGCTGGTATCCGCGTGCACTACGTTCTCGACAAGCCTCCGGAGGGCTGGACTGGCGGCGTTGGCTATGTTACTGCCGACATGATCGAC AAATACCTGCCCAAGCCCGCTGACGATGTCAAGATCCTTCTCTGTGGACCTCCTCCCATGATTAGCGGTCTCAAGAAGGCTACTGAGAGCCTTGGCTTCAAGAAAGCCCGCCCCGTCAGCAAGCTTGTTGACCAGGTTTTTGCTTTCTAA
- the ATG20 gene encoding Sorting nexin, cytoplasm-to-vacuole targeting pathway/endosomal sorting (BUSCO:15483at5125) codes for MWNDEDNNPYGTSFDRRDSQSSSINPTSPSTREYQRFEPPQTPTSDSDNDHNHGVIHDDSSDDEDDGDLTQDSGPKRKPGGYDSRIEQILYENPKLSILITDAGKSIESGGRYIVYTIKTGDLEVRRRYSEFASLRDALTRLHPTLIVPPIPEKHTMADYAANPTNAKQDQQIIDLRKRMLAVFLNRCRRMEEIRTDGVWWRFLDPNASWSEVLHSHPVASIPKSILKAPPLNPANPTPAHNYLPIPAASAKLKTVAGTNHDNSSGHIQAGPHAFGRFPPEGHNLGEQELDPYFISYESSIKDLEQLLTGPMEKVNRRTLSHLSSLAADLCELGSVYNAFAVSEQAPSLGPAIERIGQAADLSYIATEELSGSLGASFAEPMREHAQFAGVVRSVLKYRVLKRVQQDLTTEELSKKRALLDQLEQSEAEARRIENYLSSSQQISPPPKRSTSLRESPSHQRRDGSQEDTESIDSDFPGTHGDFSSHTPSASQGLPERSTSVPSHKKMPSGNSITNKIFGPIRHAVQGVVDVDPERTRRDLIGKTRESIGQLEQAQVVSEKDVKEASASVLKDMKRFQKDKEDDLRRYMLAYAQSQIEWAKKSKQQWEEARAEVEKIDES; via the exons ATGTGGAACGACGAGGATAACAACCCGTACGGAACCAGCTTTGACAGACGGGATTCGCAATCATCGTCCATCAACCCGACGTCTCCGTCCACTCGGGAAT ATCAGCGCTTCGAGCCCCCTCAAACACCAACCTCCGATAGCGACAACGACCACAACCATGGCGTAATTCATGACGACAGCAgcgacgatgaggatgatggagATTTGACACAAGATTCTGGCCCAAAGCGCAAGCCTGGCGGCTACGATAGTCGAATCGAACAAATTCTCTATGAAAACCCCAAACTGTCCATTCTCATCACAGATGCTGGTAAGAGTATAGAAAGTGGCGGCAGGTACATAGTGTACACTATCAAGACTGGC GACCTTGAGGTGCGCCGCCGGTACTCCGAGTTCGCTTCGCTGCGCGATGCTCTTACTCGCCTTCACCCTACCCTCATTGTCCCTCCCATCCCTGAGAAACACACCATGGCTGATTATGCTGCCAACCCAACCAATGCGAAGCAAGATCAACAGATCATTGACTTGCGTAAGCGCATGTTGGCCGTGTTTTTGAACCGTTGTCGCCGGATGGAAGAGATTCGAACAGATGGAGTCTGGTGGCGATTCCTTGACCCTAATGCCAGCTGG AGCGAGGTCCTCCACTCTCACCCCGTGGCTTCAATCCCGAAATCGATCTTGAAGGCGCCTCCACTAAATCCTGCGAACCCAACTCCTGCGCATAATTACTTACCCATCCCAGCTGCGTCGGCAAAGTTGAAGACAGTGGCCGGTACTAACCACGACAACAGCTCAGGTCATATCCAAGCAGGACCCCATGCCTTTGGTCGATTTCCACCTGAAGGGCATAATCTCGGCGAGCAGGAGCTCGATCCTTACTTCATATCTTACGAATCTTCGATTAAGGACCTTGAGCAACTTTTGACCGGGCCCATGGAAAAGGTCAATCGACGAACCCTCAGCCATCTTTCATCATTGGCAGCCGATCTTTGCGAGCTGGGCTCTGTTTATAATGCCTTTGCGGTTTCGGAGCAGGCACCGTCACTCGGGCCTGCTATTGAGCGCATAGGCCAGGCGGCTGATCTGTCGTACATTGCGACGGAGGAACTATCTGGATCTCTGGGCGCAAGCTTTGCTGAACCGATGCGTGAGCATGCGCAATTTGCAGGTGTTGTCAGGAGCGTGCTTAAGTACCGCGTGCTTAAGCGTGTACAGCAAGATCTCACTACTGAAGAACTAAGCAAGAAGCGAGCACTTCTCGATCAGCTGGAGCAAAGCGAAGCTGAAGCTCGAAGGATTGAGAATTATCTATCCAGTAGTCAACAAATTTCACCGCCGCCAAAGCGATCGACGAGCCTTAGGGAGTCGCCCTCTCATCAGCGACGGGATGGTAGTCAAGAGGACACCGAATCCATCGATTCTGATTTCCCAGGGACACATGGTGACTTCTCGTCTCATACCCCCTCAGCCAGCCAAGGATTGCCCGAAAGGAGTACCAGTGTGCCCTCTCATAAGAAGATGCCCAGTGGGAACTCGATAACAAACAAGATCTTTGGACCCATTCGTCATGCCGTGCAGGGAGTTGTCGACGTCGATCCCGAGAGAACTCGACGTGATTTGATCGGAAAGACAAGAGAGAGTATTGGCCAACTGGAGCAAGCCCAGGTGGTCTCTGAAAAGGATGTCAAAGAGGCCAGCGCTAGTGTGCTGAAGGACATGAAACGCTTCCAAAAGGATAAGGAGGATGATTTGCGACGATACATG CTTGCGTATGCGCAGAGTCAAATTGAATGGGCAAAAAAGAGCAAGCAGCAATGGGAAGAAGCTCGAGCAGAGGTAGAGAAGATTGATGAGTCCTGA
- a CDS encoding hypothetical protein (BUSCO:2870at5125) → MSSSQNGTANGVNGDTQSVPVSTRFSDIPSAIDIPIPSGEADEAVEINLEDLVDEPADLCTLLENENAAKTYWMTVALAYAKQHKVDHAIEMLQRGGNEIQKNSANPRDRVSMVCCLCWMYLWKSREAPRVAPEGTSVSEAKTKEYYLQLATSSLNDAARLNPSFPPIFLARGVLLLLRASLQAPSKTAGGIGSEKHELLKTAVKSFDDALRVSQGKNMLALMGKARALFSMHKYPESLAIYQDVLQKMPDLVDPDPRIGIGCCFWQLGFKDDAKMAWERCLEINPNSKVANILLGLYYLDASGHVPVNSDEFLKLYKKAMTEYAQKSFKLDKDVPLTCSTFSGYFLSRKAWDNADKLAHKAIQYTDVNAIASDGWYLLARKEHYTGDIERAADYYRRADEARGGTETGYLPAKFGVAQLSVMKNDLGEAKLRLEKMIQQSKTHEAMILLGTLYAEEVFANQVSDSKEDKSAELKKAITLLEGVRNAWKDPKRALSPDASVLLNLARLYETDQSDKALQCLQQVEQLELDQIPDSERPEDVKDAAEIKAALRKSLPPQLLNNIGCFHSQAEKHELASDMFEAALGACIKIGEKDPDMDTDALVSTISFNLARSYESRGLTDKATEVYEGLLARHDDYTDARARLAYIKLRKNPNKEGPDAVAKLYQENNTDLEVRALYGWYLGKVHSRKRPANLNEDAEFRHYKHTLQNYDKHDRHALVGMGNLYLMQAREMRRESDSDKQKRSAIYGKAVEFFEKALSLDPKNAYAAQGIAIALVEDKKDHKSALGIFNKVRETVRDSHLYVNLGHIYAELRQYSKAVEHYEIALSKDGKKDDPTILACLGRTWLNRGRAERDVDSYNKALECAQKALEVAPEQVHYKFNVAFVQIQLVTLVQGLPENKRSTEQLEKAAEGLESAIASLDEIAAHPQTPYPKNDVEQRANMARNTLRNQLQRAIGKQKEWEEKNKEKIQAAKELREVEVRRREEERQKILEQERERQEKIKKERDEIAKKDRALAAQRAEEEQARIEAEMTTDSETGEKVKRKRKTAPRGSGEAKPKRSGGKKKKKSERQDDESEEEEERTKKRRRLTKKESAKFKSAEIVVDSDEENNDDDDELERAERNIDREETPLSEADEKAVDDDKMDVDGGAEQGGDDDEEEEIAPRQQNKRARRGRVVDSDEEDNDEEEAPTQAKTTSGDDDDEPRPAADTSMADAADDEE, encoded by the exons ATGTCTTCTTCACAAAATGGCACCGCCAATGGTGTCAATGGCGACACCCAGTCGGTGCCCGTCAGCACTCGATTTAGCGACATCCCCTCCGCCATCGACATTCCTATTCCAAGCGGCGAGGCCGATGAAGCTGTCGAAATCAACCTCGAGGACCTCGTCGACGAACCCGCCGATCTTTGTACCCTCTTAGAAAACGAAAACGCCGCAAAGACCTACTGGATGACCGTCGCCTTAGCTTATGCTAAGCAACACAAGGTCGACCATGCCATCGAGATGCTCCAGCGAGGCGGCAACGAGATCCAGAAAAACAGTGCCAACCCGCGCGATAGAGTCAGCATGGTCTGTTGTTTATGCTGGATGTATTTGTGGAAGAGTAGAGAGGCGCCCCGTGTCGCCCCTGAGGGCACATCCGTCTCCGaggccaagaccaaggaatATTACCTTCAACTCGCGACATCTTCTCTTAACGACGCTGCCCGATTGAACCCATCATTCCCGCCCATTTTCCTCGCTCGTGGCGTCCTGCTGCTTCTACGAGCTTCCCTACAAGCACCGTCCAAGACCGCGGGAGGTATTGGGTCTGAGAAGCACGAACTTCTGAAAACGGCTGTCAAGTCATTCGATGATGCTCTGCGTGTGTCTCAAGGCAAAAACATGTTGGCGCTCATGGGAAAAGCTCGGGCCCTGTTCTCGATGCACAAATACCCCGAGTCGCTGGCGATATACCAAGACGTCCTTCAGAAGATGCCGGACTTGGTTGACCCAGACCCTCGAATCGGCATTGGTTGCTGTTTCTGGCAGCTCGGTTTCAAAGACGATGCTAAGATGGCCTGGGAAAGGTGTCTCGAGATCAACCCCAACTCCAAGGTTGCCAACATTCTGCTCGGACTTTACTATTTGGACGCCAGCGGTCATGTGCCAGTAAACAGCGACGAATTCCTCAAGCTTTACAAGAAAGCAATGACAGAGTACGCACAAAAATCATTCAAGTTGGACAAAGATGTCCCGCTTACCTGCTCTACCTTTTCTGGGTACTTTCTGTCTAGAAAGGCATGGGACAATGCCGACAAGCTGGCGCACAAGGCTATCCAGTACACAGACGTCAACGCTATTGCCAGTGACGGCTGGTATCTGCTTGCAAGAAAGGAGCACTACACTGGAGATATCGAACGGGCAGCTGATTACTACCGACGTGCTGACGAAGCTCGAGGTGGAACTGAGACCGGTTACCTTCCTGCCAAGTTTGGTGTAGCTCAGTTGTCCGTCATGAAGAATGACCTTGGAGAAGCCAAACTTCGCCTCGAGAAGATGATTCAGCAATCCAAGACCCACGAGGCCATGATTCTCCTTGGTACACTGTACGCCGAGGAAGTCTTTGCCAACCAGGTCAGCGATAGTAAAGAGGACAAGTCGGCTGAGCTCAAGAAAGCCATTACACTACTTGAAGGCGTTCGAAATGCCTGGAAAGACCCCAAGAGAGCATTGTCCCCAGATGCTTCGGTGCTCCTCAACCTAGCTCGTCTTTATGAGACAGATCAGTCCGACAAGGCTCTACAATGCCTGCAGCAAGTAGAACAACTGGAGTTGGACCAGATCCCTGACTCAGAACGACCAGAGGATGTCAAAGACGCAGCCGAGATCAAGGCTGCACTCCGAAAGTCTTTGCCACCCCAGTTGCTAAACAACATAGGTTGCTTCCACTCACAAGCTGAAAAGCATGAGCTTGCCAGTGACATGTTCGAAGCTGCACTAGGCGCTTGCATAAAGATTGGCGAAAAGGACCCTGATATGGATACGGATGCCTTGGTATCGACAATCAGCTTCAACCTGGCACGAAGCTACGAGTCGAGAGGGTTGACAGACAAGGCTACTGAGGTGTATGAGGGACTCTTGGCTCGACATGATGACTATACAGATGCTCGTGCCAGACTTGCCTACATAAAGCTCAGGAAGAATCCAAACAAGGAGGGACCTGATGCCGTTGCCAAGTTGTACCAGGAGAACAACACCGACCTCGAGGTCCGCGCCCTGTACGGCTGGTACTTAGGCAAGGTTCACTCGAGAAAACGGCCCGCCAACCTTAACGAGGACGCCGAGTTCCGCCACTACAAGCATACATTGCAAAACTACGACAAGCATGACAGGCATGCTTTGGTCGGTATGGGTAACTTGTATCTTATGCAAGCGCGAGAAATGCGTCGCGAATCGGATTCCGATAAGCAAAAGCGAAGCGCCATATATGGCAAGGCTGTAGAGTTCTTTGAAAAGGCCCTTTCACTGGACCCAAAGAACGCCTATGCCGCCCAAGGTATTGCCATTGCTCTTGTGGAAGACAAAAAGGACCACAAGTCGGCGTTGGGCATCTTCAACAAGGTTCGAGAGACGGTGAGGGACTCTCACCTTTATGTCAACCTGGGGCATATCTACGCCGAGCTTCGGCAATACTCGAAGGCTGTTGAGCACTATGAAATTGCTCTCTCCAAAGACGGCAAGAAAGATGACCCGACAATTCTTGCTTGCTTGGGTAGAACATGGTTGAACCGTGGCCGAGCCGAGCGTGACGTCGACTCATATAATAAGGCACTTGAGTGTGCTCAGAAG GCTCTCGAGGTTGCTCCCGAGCAGGTGCACTACAAGTTCAACGTTGCTTTTGTTCAAATTCAGCTTGTTACTTTGGTTCAAGGATTGCCAGAGAACAAGCGATCAACAGAACAGCTTGAGAAGGCTGCCGAGGGCCTCGAGTCTGCCATCGCATCGTTGGATGAGATTGCAGCTCACCCTCAAACTCCTTATCCCAAGAATGACGTAGAGCAGCGTGCCAACATGGCACGCAACACCTTGCGTAACCAGCTTCAGCGCGCCATTGGCAAGCAGAAAGAGTgggaggagaagaacaaggagaaGATACAGGCAGCCAAGGAGCTAAGAGAGGTAGAGGTTCGACGCCGTGAGGAAGAGCGCCAAAAGATCTTGGAACAAGAACGAGAGCGGCaagagaagatcaagaaagagcGTGACGAGATTGCCAAGAAGGATCGAGCTTTGGCTGCTCAGCGAGCCGAGGAAGAGCAAGCCCGCATCGAAGCTGAGATGACGACCGACAGTGAGACCGGGGAAAAGGTGAAGCGAAAGCGAAAGACTGCCCCACGGGGTTCAGGAGAGGCCAAACCGAAACGGTCCggaggaaagaaaaagaagaagagcgagCGCCAGGACGACGAatctgaagaagaagaggagcgGACCAAAAAGCGCCGTCGTCTCACAAAGAAGGAGTCCGCTAAGTTCAAGTCAGCCGAGATTGTGGTCGATAGCGATGAAGAAaacaacgacgacgatgacgaacTCGAGCGTGCCGAGAGGAACATCGATAGAGAAGAGACTCCTCTCTCAGAGGCCGATGAAAAGGCCGTCGATGATGACAAAATGGATGTCGACGGCGGAGCTGAGCAAGGgggcgacgacgatgaggaggaggagatcgCTCCACGCCAACAGAACAAGCGAGCTCGTCGCGGACGCGTCGTCGATAGTGACGAGGAGGATaacgatgaggaggaggcgcCCACTCAAGCCAAGACCACATctggcgatgatgacgacgagcCTCGCCCTGCAGCGGATACCAGCATGGCAGACGCGGCTGACGATGAAGAGTAA